A genomic stretch from Actinomadura rubteroloni includes:
- a CDS encoding iron-containing alcohol dehydrogenase family protein, which translates to MPLLTRMLTAPLSIDVRRGAVVGLGELLADRRIATEGRVAIAVGPGQGEKIADDVRASLSTCEVFQVESGTVDAAVALGSKLRAGSYEAVVGIGGGRTIDATKYAATLSGIPMVSVATNLSHDGICSPVASLTHEKGKGSFGVVMPLAMVVDLDYVHAAPPRLVRAGIGDVVSNLSAVEDWLLAAENVGEQIDRMALTVARTAAEALLHQPGTIDSDRFLTVLAEGLVLSGLAMSFAGDSRPASGGDHEILHAIDRLYPGTANHGELAGIGAAFCYHLRATHLGDGADRLADIIACLDRHGLPKLPEDVGLTAEEFTAAVRYAPRTRPGRYTILEHLDLDEAATRKAVEEYVQAHGG; encoded by the coding sequence ATGCCCCTGCTGACACGGATGCTCACCGCGCCGCTGTCCATCGACGTCCGGCGCGGCGCCGTGGTCGGCCTCGGTGAGCTGCTCGCCGACCGCCGCATCGCCACCGAGGGCCGCGTCGCCATCGCGGTCGGCCCCGGCCAGGGCGAGAAGATCGCCGACGACGTTCGCGCGTCGCTCTCCACCTGCGAGGTCTTCCAGGTGGAGAGCGGGACGGTCGACGCGGCCGTCGCGCTCGGCTCCAAGCTGCGCGCCGGGTCGTACGAGGCCGTCGTCGGGATCGGCGGCGGGCGCACCATCGACGCCACCAAGTACGCCGCGACCCTGTCGGGCATCCCGATGGTGTCGGTCGCGACGAACCTGTCCCACGACGGGATCTGCTCGCCGGTCGCGTCCCTCACCCACGAGAAGGGCAAGGGGTCGTTCGGCGTCGTCATGCCGCTCGCGATGGTCGTGGACCTCGACTACGTCCACGCGGCGCCGCCCCGGCTCGTCCGGGCCGGGATCGGGGACGTCGTCAGCAACCTGTCCGCCGTGGAGGACTGGCTGCTCGCGGCCGAGAACGTGGGCGAGCAGATCGACCGGATGGCGCTGACCGTCGCGCGGACCGCCGCCGAGGCGCTGCTGCACCAGCCCGGGACCATCGACTCCGACCGCTTCCTGACCGTCCTCGCCGAGGGCCTGGTCCTGTCGGGGCTGGCGATGTCGTTCGCGGGCGACTCGCGGCCCGCGTCCGGCGGCGACCACGAGATCCTGCACGCGATCGACCGGCTCTACCCCGGCACGGCCAACCACGGCGAGCTGGCGGGGATCGGCGCGGCGTTCTGCTACCACCTGCGCGCGACGCACCTCGGCGACGGCGCGGACCGCCTCGCCGACATCATCGCCTGCCTGGACCGGCACGGCCTGCCGAAGCTGCCCGAGGACGTCGGCCTCACCGCCGAGGAGTTCACGGCGGCCGTCCGGTACGCCCCGCGCACCCGCCCCGGCCGCTATACGATCTTGGAGCATCTCGACCTCGACGAGGCTGCGACGCGCAAGGCGGTGGAAGAGTATGTCCAGGCGCATGGAGGCTGA
- a CDS encoding CDP-alcohol phosphatidyltransferase family protein — protein MEADREAAPDERPSRRTAKVADVRRHGQPPGLKDRRNEEHWAGRIYMRSLSPYFAWAALRVGFSPNQLTYMMIVSGVLAGFVVSLPATGTAALWTALGGAVLIQLYLLLDCVDGEVARYLRRTSVGGVYLDRIGHYLSEVALLTGLGFAAQGDWTTGGYVELGLLAALGAALIKAETDNVVVARAKSGLPADPTGGDRALRPRSTRIALARQAASMLKFHRIIGAVELSLLILAAAALDVVLGTDTPAAMRVLAVVVAVVAVLQTLLHLVSILASRRLN, from the coding sequence ATGGAGGCTGACCGCGAGGCGGCTCCGGACGAGCGCCCGTCCCGCCGGACGGCCAAGGTCGCCGACGTCCGCCGGCACGGGCAGCCGCCGGGCCTGAAGGACCGCCGCAACGAGGAGCACTGGGCCGGGCGCATCTATATGCGGTCGCTGTCGCCGTACTTCGCGTGGGCGGCGCTGCGCGTCGGGTTCTCCCCGAACCAGCTCACCTACATGATGATCGTCAGCGGCGTGCTCGCCGGGTTCGTCGTGTCGCTGCCCGCCACGGGCACGGCGGCGCTGTGGACGGCGCTCGGCGGGGCCGTCCTGATCCAGCTCTACCTGCTGCTCGACTGCGTGGACGGCGAGGTCGCCCGCTACCTGCGGCGGACGTCGGTCGGTGGCGTGTACCTCGACCGCATCGGCCACTACCTGTCCGAGGTCGCGCTGCTCACCGGGCTCGGGTTCGCCGCCCAGGGCGACTGGACGACCGGCGGCTACGTCGAACTCGGGCTGCTCGCGGCGCTCGGCGCGGCGCTGATCAAGGCCGAGACCGACAACGTCGTGGTCGCGCGCGCCAAGTCCGGGCTGCCGGCCGACCCCACCGGCGGCGACCGGGCGCTGCGGCCCCGCTCGACGCGCATCGCGCTCGCCCGCCAGGCCGCGTCGATGCTCAAGTTCCACCGCATCATCGGGGCGGTGGAACTGTCGCTGCTGATCCTCGCGGCGGCGGCCCTGGACGTCGTGCTCGGCACCGACACCCCGGCCGCGATGCGGGTCCTCGCCGTGGTCGTCGCGGTGGTCGCGGTCCTGCAGACGCTGCTGCACCTCGTCAGCATTCTCGCCTCCCGGAGATTGAACTGA
- a CDS encoding glycosyltransferase family 2 protein, with translation MGNRPAELARAVRSALDQEHVEIEVVLVGQGVPGDWRPGDDDVFEDKRVVLVRLPRNVGIPAGRNRGVEASSGDLVLFLDDDGWYRSTRLGAHLRDRFAADPTLGVVSFRVRDPEGGRGERRHVPRLRAGDPERSSAATTFLGGACAVRRTAFDAGGGLPEDFFYAHEETDLAWQILNAGYRIVYDASAVMFHPSVLPTRHEMFYRYNARNRVWLARRNLPWPLALTYLTIWVAMTVLRERRPSALKPWFAGFAEGWRKPAGPRRPISWKTAWRMTRTGRPPII, from the coding sequence ATGGGCAACCGGCCGGCCGAGCTGGCGCGCGCGGTGCGCAGCGCGCTGGACCAGGAGCACGTCGAGATCGAGGTCGTGCTCGTCGGGCAGGGCGTCCCGGGCGACTGGCGCCCCGGCGACGACGACGTGTTCGAGGACAAGCGGGTCGTGCTCGTCCGGCTGCCGAGGAACGTCGGGATCCCGGCGGGACGCAACCGGGGCGTCGAGGCGTCGTCGGGCGACCTGGTCCTGTTCCTGGACGACGACGGCTGGTACCGCTCGACGCGGCTCGGCGCGCACCTGCGGGACCGGTTCGCCGCCGACCCGACGCTCGGCGTCGTGTCGTTCCGCGTCCGCGACCCCGAGGGCGGCCGGGGCGAGCGGCGGCACGTCCCCCGGCTGCGCGCCGGGGACCCCGAGCGCTCCTCGGCGGCGACGACGTTCCTCGGCGGCGCGTGCGCGGTCCGCCGGACGGCCTTCGACGCGGGCGGCGGCCTCCCCGAGGACTTCTTCTACGCCCACGAGGAGACCGACCTCGCCTGGCAGATCCTCAACGCGGGCTACCGGATCGTGTACGACGCGTCGGCGGTGATGTTCCACCCGTCCGTCCTGCCGACGCGGCACGAGATGTTCTACCGCTACAACGCGCGCAACCGGGTGTGGCTGGCGCGCCGCAACCTGCCGTGGCCGCTGGCGCTGACGTACCTGACGATCTGGGTCGCGATGACCGTGCTCCGCGAACGGCGGCCGAGCGCCCTGAAGCCGTGGTTCGCCGGGTTCGCCGAGGGCTGGCGCAAGCCCGCCGGGCCGCGTCGGCCGATCTCGTGGAAGACGGCCTGGCGGATGACCCGCACCGGCCGTCCCCCGATCATCTGA
- a CDS encoding HelD family protein gives MPSPVKDQEIAAEQRYVDRAYARLEEMRAEAQALLREGYRQSLAGTKGSLVDRDAMVHQAALRAQALDIADDGLVFGRLDLARTRSTDPDLPLGPQEDAVRIENGREVRYIGRIGVRTGEHDSLVIDWRAPAAEDFYRATPEDPRGVIRRRVLHSRGHSVVDLEDDLLDPDAADDLTIVGDGAFLASLARTREGAMRDIVATIQREQDEVIRAPVDGTVLVRGAPGTGKTAVALHRVAYLLFRHRRRFGSRGVLVVGPNRRFTAYIERVLPSLGEGSASLRSLGDLVPGVTATVHDTPELARVKGAETMIPLLRRAVADPAPDAPAELRVVYRGIVVALDRDRLDRLRADLHRRNRGAVNGARGRVAGALLDALWQVFCDAGGRRAAEEAAQEDGSAVWGALLAAEGLGEIDAPSERGGARPAAGSRGDFDARVRGQRAFTDFLVAWWPIRRPVDVLAALGDAGRLRRVAGREVDRPLVAPLAASWADLPDRASYQDVALLDELDALLGPPPRPVRRPADEDDPFVVDGVNILTGQEVAADDDADPEFREVTSSIERLERARRVDDGVVEERPEYGHIVVDEAQDLSPMQWRMLGRRGRQASWTVVEDPAQSAWEDLDAARQAMEAALGGGTAGKARRGRKPRRDETRRTRHEYELTTNYRNSTEIAAVSARVLALALPEARPARAVRTSGIAPRIRVVPAGELAAAVRASAERLLDEVDGTIGVIVPLPDGEDWTEEVRARLAEGLPERVQVLDVLEAKGLEFDAAVIAAPETVAAQSPRGLRVLYVAVSRATQRLDVLTAEDAWADRLR, from the coding sequence ATGCCGTCGCCGGTCAAGGACCAGGAGATCGCCGCCGAGCAGCGGTACGTCGACCGGGCGTACGCGCGGCTGGAGGAGATGCGCGCGGAGGCGCAGGCCCTCCTGCGGGAGGGCTACCGGCAGTCGCTCGCCGGGACCAAGGGGTCCCTGGTGGACCGGGACGCGATGGTCCACCAGGCCGCGCTGCGCGCCCAGGCCCTCGACATCGCCGACGACGGCCTGGTCTTCGGCCGCCTCGACCTCGCCCGGACCCGATCAACCGATCCCGACCTGCCTCTCGGCCCACAAGAGGACGCGGTACGGATCGAGAACGGCCGCGAGGTCCGCTACATCGGGCGGATCGGCGTCCGGACGGGCGAGCACGACTCCCTCGTCATCGACTGGCGCGCCCCCGCCGCCGAGGACTTCTACCGCGCCACCCCCGAGGACCCGCGCGGCGTGATCCGGCGGCGCGTCCTGCACTCGCGCGGCCACAGCGTCGTGGACCTGGAGGACGACCTCCTCGACCCCGACGCCGCCGACGACCTGACGATCGTCGGCGACGGCGCGTTCCTGGCGTCGCTGGCCCGCACCCGCGAGGGCGCGATGCGCGACATCGTCGCGACGATCCAGCGCGAGCAGGACGAGGTCATCCGCGCCCCCGTCGACGGGACCGTGCTCGTCCGGGGCGCCCCCGGAACCGGGAAGACGGCCGTGGCGCTGCACCGCGTCGCCTACCTGCTGTTCCGGCACCGCCGCCGGTTCGGGTCGCGGGGCGTGCTCGTCGTCGGCCCGAACCGCCGGTTCACGGCCTACATCGAGCGCGTGCTACCGTCGCTCGGCGAGGGCTCGGCGTCGCTGCGGTCCCTCGGCGACCTCGTGCCCGGCGTCACCGCGACCGTGCACGACACCCCCGAGCTCGCGCGCGTGAAGGGCGCCGAGACCATGATCCCGCTGCTGCGCCGCGCCGTCGCGGACCCGGCGCCGGACGCGCCCGCCGAGCTGCGCGTCGTCTACCGGGGCATCGTCGTCGCGCTGGACCGCGACCGGCTCGACCGGCTCCGCGCCGACCTGCACCGCCGCAACCGGGGCGCGGTGAACGGCGCCCGCGGACGGGTCGCTGGCGCGCTGCTGGACGCCCTGTGGCAGGTGTTCTGCGACGCCGGGGGCCGCCGTGCCGCCGAGGAGGCCGCGCAGGAGGACGGCTCGGCGGTGTGGGGCGCGCTGCTCGCCGCCGAGGGCCTCGGGGAGATCGACGCGCCGTCCGAGCGGGGCGGCGCGCGGCCCGCCGCCGGGAGCCGCGGCGACTTCGACGCGCGCGTGCGGGGGCAGCGGGCGTTCACCGACTTCCTCGTCGCGTGGTGGCCGATCCGGCGTCCGGTGGACGTCCTCGCCGCGCTCGGCGACGCCGGCCGGCTGCGCCGCGTGGCGGGCCGCGAGGTGGACCGTCCGCTCGTCGCGCCGCTCGCCGCGTCCTGGGCGGACCTGCCCGACCGCGCCAGCTACCAGGACGTCGCACTGCTGGACGAGCTGGACGCGCTGCTCGGCCCGCCGCCCCGGCCCGTGCGCCGCCCGGCCGACGAGGACGACCCGTTCGTCGTGGACGGCGTCAACATCCTCACCGGCCAGGAGGTCGCCGCCGACGACGACGCCGACCCCGAGTTCCGCGAGGTCACCAGCTCGATCGAGCGGCTGGAACGCGCCCGCCGGGTGGACGACGGCGTGGTCGAGGAGCGTCCCGAGTACGGCCACATCGTCGTGGACGAGGCGCAGGACCTGTCCCCGATGCAGTGGCGGATGCTCGGCCGCCGGGGCCGCCAGGCGAGCTGGACCGTCGTGGAGGACCCGGCGCAGTCGGCCTGGGAGGACCTGGACGCCGCCCGGCAGGCGATGGAGGCCGCGCTCGGCGGCGGCACGGCCGGCAAGGCGCGCCGGGGCCGCAAGCCGCGCCGCGACGAGACCCGCCGCACCCGCCACGAGTACGAGCTGACCACCAACTACCGCAACTCGACGGAGATCGCGGCGGTGTCGGCGCGGGTGCTCGCGCTGGCGCTGCCCGAGGCCCGTCCGGCGCGGGCCGTCCGCACGTCGGGCATCGCGCCGCGCATCCGGGTCGTCCCGGCCGGGGAGCTGGCGGCGGCCGTCCGCGCGTCGGCCGAGCGGCTGCTGGACGAGGTGGACGGCACGATCGGCGTCATCGTCCCCCTGCCCGACGGCGAGGACTGGACCGAGGAGGTCCGCGCCCGGCTCGCCGAGGGATTGCCCGAGCGCGTCCAGGTGCTGGACGTCCTGGAGGCCAAGGGCCTGGAGTTCGACGCCGCCGTGATCGCCGCCCCGGAGACCGTCGCCGCGCAGTCCCCGCGTGGCCTGCGCGTCCTCTACGTGGCGGTGTCGCGGGCGACGCAGCGGCTGGACGTCCTCACCGCCGAGGACGCCTGGGCGGACCGCCTCAGATGA
- a CDS encoding SRPBCC family protein, with amino-acid sequence MEREWVAEESVVVRAEPRAVYAAVADPRRMPGWSPELFAVWIRAKGRKFVGFNRIGWRVWFTDSHVTVAEPGRNYAFRVTSFGIPVALWGFRIEDIGDGSVRLAQYWEDLRRDHRGSGFVSVLGRLFTGVDAPDRAAHNRAGMRATLARIKTAVERAA; translated from the coding sequence GTGGAACGCGAGTGGGTGGCCGAGGAGAGCGTCGTCGTGCGGGCGGAGCCCCGGGCGGTGTACGCGGCCGTCGCCGATCCCCGCCGGATGCCCGGCTGGAGTCCCGAGCTGTTCGCCGTCTGGATCCGCGCCAAGGGACGCAAGTTCGTCGGGTTCAACCGCATCGGCTGGCGCGTGTGGTTCACCGACAGCCACGTGACCGTCGCCGAGCCCGGCCGCAACTACGCGTTCCGCGTGACGAGCTTCGGGATCCCCGTCGCGCTGTGGGGCTTCCGGATCGAGGACATCGGCGACGGGTCCGTCCGGCTCGCCCAGTACTGGGAGGACCTGCGGCGCGACCACCGGGGCTCCGGGTTCGTCTCGGTGCTCGGCCGCCTCTTCACCGGCGTGGACGCCCCCGACCGCGCCGCGCACAACCGGGCGGGCATGCGGGCCACGCTCGCGCGGATCAAGACCGCCGTGGAACGCGCCGCCTGA
- a CDS encoding HD domain-containing protein, protein MQNFTSWRTWGEARAALPDPAALDDAADAALAWHGDQTRPTGVPYGEHLLEALEAQVRGAGVTDPGVLAATLLHDVVEDTSATVADVEARFGPDVAELVDWVTKPPAGGAGRQAKRAAKAAYLRRLRDAPWRAVQVKLADRISNVQRLDQMPPDFQRRYYAETVTYVMPLAPPDSWYAGWYAEWSRQYAHLR, encoded by the coding sequence ATGCAGAACTTCACGTCCTGGCGGACCTGGGGCGAGGCCCGCGCCGCCCTCCCGGACCCGGCCGCGCTGGACGACGCCGCCGACGCCGCCCTCGCCTGGCACGGCGACCAGACCCGTCCGACCGGCGTCCCCTACGGCGAGCACCTGCTGGAGGCGCTGGAGGCGCAGGTGCGGGGCGCGGGCGTCACCGACCCCGGCGTGCTCGCCGCGACGCTGCTGCACGATGTGGTGGAGGACACGTCCGCGACGGTCGCCGACGTGGAGGCCCGCTTCGGCCCCGACGTCGCCGAGCTGGTCGACTGGGTCACCAAGCCCCCGGCGGGCGGCGCCGGGCGGCAGGCCAAACGCGCCGCGAAGGCCGCCTACCTGCGGCGGCTGCGGGACGCGCCGTGGCGGGCCGTGCAGGTGAAGCTCGCCGACCGGATCAGCAACGTCCAGCGGCTCGACCAGATGCCGCCCGACTTCCAGCGCCGCTACTACGCCGAGACCGTGACGTACGTCATGCCCCTCGCGCCCCCGGACTCCTGGTACGCGGGCTGGTACGCCGAGTGGTCCCGGCAGTACGCTCACCTCCGCTGA